One genomic region from Athalia rosae chromosome 3, iyAthRosa1.1, whole genome shotgun sequence encodes:
- the LOC105686896 gene encoding F-box/LRR-repeat protein 16, with the protein MSSISAQGVVERASAELTKRINGLGLRASKHHGGGKTSVMERVTNVFCGGGGGTNTNLQTSNANATPDKPSRGMPTPGSTPGGVNNKGLINGTANRGRAPRNRAKNVPLASGGTGGYAPPNTWEQLVQDDHFLGRFFLYFNAGERRVLAQVCSRWRDVLYARPRLWAGLVPVIRCREARVMASSSRTRLYASLVRRGFHSLVLLGAADEDALELTHSFPLAQRHVHSLSLRCCAVTDRGLEALLDHLQALFELELAGCNEITEAGLWACLTPRIVSLSLSDCINVADEAVGAVAQLLPSLYEFSLQAYHVTDAALGYFSPKQSGSLSILRLQSCWELTNHGVVNIVHSLPNLTVLSLSGCSKVTDDGVELIAENLPRLRSLDLSWCPRITDASLECIACDLNHLEELTLDRCVNVTDIGVGYISTMGSLSALFLRWCLQLRDFGLQHLCSMRSLQVLSVAGCPLLTSSGLSSLIQLRHLHELELTNCPGTSRELFDYLREHLPRCLIIE; encoded by the exons ATGTCTTCGATATCTGCACAAGGTGTTGTTGAAAGGGCGAGCGCTGAATTGACGAAAAGAATAAACGGCTTGGGGCTACGAGCTTCTAAGCATCATG GCGGAGGAAAAACCAGCGTCATGGAACGCGTCACGAACGTATTTTGTGGAGGGGGTGGTGGAACGAACACAAATTTACAAACATCGAACGCAAATGCTACCCCTGATAAACCTAGCAGGGGTATGCCTACGCCTGGAAGTACCCCAGGAGGGGTTAATAACAAGGGGCTGATTAATGGTACTGCGAATAGGGGAAGAGCGCCTAGAAACAGGGCGAAAAATGTCCCCTTAGCTAGCGGTGGTACTGGGGGGTATGCGCCCCCGAACACATGGGAACAGCTTGTACAGGACGATCATTTCCTTGGAAGATTCTTCCTTTACTTCAATGCCGGAGAAAGGAGAGTTTTAGCTCAG GTCTGTTCGAGATGGAGGGATGTTCTTTACGCCAGACCAAGACTATGGGCAGGTCTAGTTCCTGTAATTCGATGTAGGGAAGCCAGAGTGATGGCTTCCAGTTCTCGGACTCGTCTTTACGCATCCTTAGTAAGAAGAGGATTCCATTCCTTAGTTCTCTTAGGCGCAGCGGACGAAGACGCTTTGGAACTCACGCACAGTTTTCCTTTGGCACAGAGACACGTTCATTCTTTATCTTTAAGATGTTGCGCTGTAACGGATAGAGGACTTGAAGCACTTTTGGATCATCTCCAG gCACTTTTTGAACTGGAATTAGCCGGTTGTAATGAGATAACGGAAGCCGGTCTCTGGGCATGTTTAACACCGAGAATAGTTTCCTTGTCGCTCTCGGATTGCATAAATGTTGCGGACGAAGCTGTTGGCGCTGTGGCTCAGCTTTTACCAAGTCTCTACGAATTTTCACTTCAAGCTTATCACGTTACCGATGCTGCGCTCGGATACTTTAGTCCCAAGCAAAGCGGATCTCTCAGCATTTTAAGACTGCAATCTTGCTGGGAGTTGACCAATCATGGAGTTGTGAATATTG taCATTCCTTGCCGAACCTCACAGTTCTGTCGCTTTCCGGATGCAGTAAAGTTACGGACGATGGTGTGGAACTAATAGCCGAGAATTTGCCAAGACTTCGTTCTTTGGACTTGAGTTGGTGTCCTAGGATAACAGATGCGTCTTTGGAATGTATCGCCTGTGATTTAAACCACTTGGAGGAGCTGACATTAGACAG atgcgTTAACGTGACTGATATTGGTGTTGGGTATATATCCACCATGGGTTCTTTGAGTGCGTTATTTTTGAGGTGGTGTTTGCAGCTGAGAGATTTTGGACTACAGCATTTGTGCAGCATGAGATCTTTGCAAGTGCTTTCTGTCGCAG GATGTCCACTATTAACTAGCAGTGGTTTGTCGAGCCTCATCCAATTGCGACATCTTCACGAATTAGAACTTACAAACTGCCCAGGGACTTCACGTGAGCTATTTGACTATTTGCGGGAGCACCTCCCGCGTTGCCTGATTATTGAATGA